The following coding sequences are from one Streptomyces sp. NBC_00536 window:
- a CDS encoding putative baseplate assembly protein, which produces MSLPSPNLDDRRFQQFVDDAKRYIQQRAPEWTDHNVSDPGITLVETVAHMADQIVYRLNRVPEKNHLAFLDLVGITLFPPSAARTDVTFWLSAPQEDVVLVRAGAEVATLRTEREEAVVFATERDLAVVPCALSRVVVQHRGQPVVDRTTDLLEGKDVLCFAEAPVPGDCMLIGLTAAAPHCALALELDSRVDGVGVDPRQPPLLWEAWTEDGWQECEVDRDGTGGLNRPGDVVLHLPGGHVLSRSGGHEAGWVRCRATAALPGQPFYTSSPSIRSVEAFTIGGTTRAVHAETVHDEALGEATGLPGQRLRLSRAPVVADDPPLLLQTAGDDGWQDWQVVPHFAASRPGDRHVTLEAATGEIAFGPAVREPDGTLRQYGAVAPKGAVVRAHRYRTGGGRGGNVARGAVQVLRTSVPYVAEVVNREAARGGVDGETVEEAKLRAPITLRAQDRAVTLRDYEELARRAAPETARITCLEGEEGRHGAYAVRVLVVPQAVPDPGGRLRFEQLVPGDALLGRITRHLDERRLIGTRLAVGPPYYQGVTVVATVHAFRGVDTDRVRRRAHDALYRHLDPLTGGADGQGWPFGRPVQTGEVFAVLQRVPGVELVDEVVLHPADPLTGKRGNPTDRIDLERPSLVFSFDHRVRVIGDGG; this is translated from the coding sequence ATGTCCCTGCCCTCCCCCAATCTCGACGACCGGCGCTTCCAGCAGTTCGTCGACGACGCCAAGCGCTACATCCAGCAGCGCGCCCCGGAGTGGACCGACCACAACGTCTCCGACCCCGGCATCACGCTCGTGGAGACGGTCGCGCACATGGCGGACCAGATCGTCTACCGGCTCAACCGCGTCCCGGAGAAGAACCACCTCGCCTTCCTGGACCTGGTCGGCATCACCCTGTTCCCGCCCTCCGCGGCCCGTACGGACGTCACCTTCTGGCTGTCCGCGCCGCAGGAGGACGTGGTCCTGGTCCGGGCCGGTGCCGAGGTCGCCACGCTGCGCACCGAGCGGGAGGAGGCCGTCGTCTTCGCCACCGAGCGCGACCTCGCCGTCGTCCCGTGCGCGCTGTCGCGCGTGGTGGTGCAACACCGGGGTCAGCCCGTCGTGGACCGCACCACGGACCTGCTGGAGGGCAAGGACGTGCTGTGCTTCGCCGAGGCTCCGGTACCGGGCGACTGCATGCTCATCGGTCTGACCGCGGCGGCACCGCACTGCGCGCTCGCGCTGGAACTCGACAGCCGCGTCGACGGCGTCGGTGTCGATCCCCGCCAGCCGCCGCTGCTGTGGGAGGCCTGGACGGAGGACGGCTGGCAGGAGTGCGAGGTGGACCGGGACGGCACCGGCGGTCTCAACCGGCCCGGCGACGTCGTCCTGCACCTGCCCGGCGGGCACGTGCTGTCGCGCAGCGGCGGGCACGAGGCCGGCTGGGTCCGCTGCCGGGCCACCGCCGCGCTGCCGGGCCAGCCCTTCTACACCTCCTCGCCGAGCATCCGTTCCGTCGAGGCCTTCACCATCGGCGGCACCACCCGCGCCGTGCACGCCGAAACCGTCCACGACGAGGCCCTCGGCGAGGCGACCGGACTGCCCGGCCAGCGGCTGCGGCTCTCCCGCGCACCGGTCGTGGCCGACGACCCCCCGCTGCTGCTGCAGACCGCCGGCGACGACGGCTGGCAGGACTGGCAGGTGGTCCCGCACTTCGCCGCTTCCCGGCCCGGCGACCGGCACGTCACCCTGGAGGCCGCCACCGGCGAGATCGCCTTCGGCCCGGCCGTCCGCGAACCGGACGGCACCCTGCGCCAGTACGGGGCCGTCGCCCCCAAGGGCGCCGTCGTCCGCGCCCACCGCTACCGGACCGGCGGCGGCCGCGGCGGCAACGTGGCGCGCGGCGCCGTCCAGGTGCTGCGCACCTCCGTCCCGTACGTCGCCGAGGTCGTCAACCGCGAGGCGGCGCGCGGCGGCGTCGACGGCGAAACGGTCGAGGAGGCCAAGCTGCGGGCGCCGATCACGCTCCGCGCCCAGGACCGCGCCGTGACCCTGCGCGACTACGAGGAACTCGCCCGCCGCGCCGCGCCCGAAACCGCCCGCATCACCTGCCTGGAGGGGGAGGAAGGACGGCACGGCGCCTACGCGGTCCGCGTCCTCGTCGTCCCCCAGGCCGTGCCCGACCCGGGCGGGCGGCTGCGTTTCGAGCAGCTTGTGCCCGGCGACGCGCTGCTCGGCCGGATCACGCGCCACCTGGACGAGCGCCGGCTCATCGGCACCCGGCTGGCCGTCGGACCTCCCTACTACCAGGGCGTCACCGTCGTCGCCACGGTGCACGCCTTCCGCGGGGTCGACACGGACCGGGTACGCCGCCGGGCGCACGACGCGCTCTACCGCCACCTCGACCCGCTGACCGGCGGCGCGGACGGTCAGGGCTGGCCCTTCGGGCGGCCGGTCCAGACCGGCGAGGTGTTCGCGGTCCTGCAGCGGGTCCCTGGGGTGGAACTCGTCGACGAGGTCGTCCTGCACCCCGCCGACCCCCTCACCGGCAAGCGCGGCAATCCGACCGACCGCATCGACCTGGAGCGGCCCTCGCTGGTCTTCTCCTTCGACCACCGCGTCCGGGTGATCGGGGACGGCGGATGA
- a CDS encoding GPW/gp25 family protein, with product MAEQFIGSGWAFPMRIGPTGGITLVSGEREVEEAIRLVLATAPGERPMRPEFGCAIHDLVFAPVNEQTAGRIQHEVYVSLDRWEPRIEVHEVEVSAGDDRSVLFIDVRYSIRGTNNPRSLVFPFYVIPSHDEPHAPDAPGSSGSSESGL from the coding sequence ATGGCCGAACAGTTCATCGGCTCCGGCTGGGCGTTCCCGATGCGCATCGGACCCACCGGGGGCATCACGCTGGTCAGTGGCGAGCGCGAGGTCGAGGAGGCCATCCGGCTCGTCCTGGCCACCGCCCCGGGCGAGCGGCCGATGCGCCCGGAGTTCGGCTGCGCCATCCACGACCTCGTCTTCGCCCCGGTCAACGAGCAGACCGCGGGCCGCATCCAGCACGAGGTGTACGTGAGCCTGGACCGCTGGGAGCCCCGGATCGAGGTCCACGAGGTGGAGGTCTCCGCCGGCGACGACCGGAGCGTGCTGTTCATCGACGTCCGGTACTCGATCCGCGGGACCAACAACCCGCGCAGCCTCGTCTTCCCCTTCTACGTCATCCCCTCCCACGACGAGCCGCACGCGCCGGACGCACCGGGCTCGTCGGGCTCCTCGGAAAGCGGCCTCTGA
- a CDS encoding VgrG-related protein: protein MVQPAFSSIMQVRIGAAKLPDDIAPLLVEGWVDQGVGVPAAFRLTFRDPYRLVLGKLDVTFGTKVVLTPIADGQGAGAPLLTGEVTALEADYDGTGSFTVIRGYDLGHRMMRRRRVAAYRNQKASDIARELAALDGVPIGRIQSTRGTYAFISQSNVTDWDFLSRLADENDMVMSLDSKGRFRFVTPMPSAGAPSPRADADASPFVLRAGHDILRLRAAVTAADQVAAVESRGWNVTTKKKIVETAPATNDPGISIGLTPGQTAAKFASARLVETGTPYDRQDEVRNAAKALASDVTSSFAELEVSVHGDPRLRPGAAVALGDVGRPFEGKYTVTSVRHVFGDGRHYESWITVSGRQWRSLYGLASGGGGTDATSASRLPGVANAIVTDVQDPLKQGRVKLQFPWLDDTYVSDWARSVQSGGVGGGGVFPMDVGDEVLVAFDRGALDHPFVIGGLYNGRDLPTRVDDVPLHDGLKRKAARHTLSDRQANRVDLLSQRSGRRRQGVRIATGDDRLTIDLDRTKTEITVDSEGAVTIKGGRSVSVEAGTDLTLSAGRRLTIKSGGVLDIEGRGLVNLRSLGGAVTVDAIGMLNLKSVGATMITSGGTVQVNTIANVGIRALKVDLMGLVYVNNIKYPFG from the coding sequence ATGGTGCAGCCCGCGTTCTCCAGCATCATGCAGGTGCGGATCGGCGCCGCGAAGCTCCCGGACGACATCGCCCCGCTGCTCGTCGAGGGCTGGGTCGACCAGGGTGTCGGCGTACCCGCCGCGTTCCGGCTGACCTTCCGCGACCCGTACCGCCTGGTCCTCGGCAAGCTGGACGTCACCTTCGGCACGAAGGTGGTCCTCACGCCGATCGCCGACGGCCAGGGGGCCGGCGCACCCCTGTTGACCGGCGAGGTCACCGCGTTGGAGGCCGACTACGACGGCACCGGGAGCTTCACCGTGATCCGCGGTTACGACCTCGGGCACCGGATGATGCGCCGGCGCCGCGTCGCCGCCTACCGCAACCAGAAGGCGTCCGACATCGCCCGCGAGCTCGCCGCCCTGGACGGAGTGCCGATCGGCCGGATCCAGTCGACGAGGGGCACCTACGCCTTCATCAGCCAGTCCAACGTCACCGACTGGGACTTCCTCTCCCGCCTCGCCGACGAGAACGACATGGTGATGTCCCTGGACTCCAAGGGGAGGTTCCGGTTCGTGACGCCGATGCCGTCGGCCGGTGCGCCGTCCCCGCGGGCCGACGCCGACGCGAGCCCCTTCGTGCTCCGGGCCGGCCACGACATCCTCCGGCTGCGGGCGGCGGTCACCGCCGCCGACCAGGTCGCCGCGGTCGAGTCGCGCGGCTGGAACGTCACCACCAAGAAGAAGATCGTCGAGACGGCCCCGGCCACCAACGATCCGGGCATCTCCATCGGCCTCACCCCGGGGCAGACGGCCGCGAAGTTCGCGTCGGCGCGGCTCGTCGAGACCGGCACGCCGTACGACCGGCAGGACGAGGTGCGGAACGCCGCCAAGGCCCTGGCCTCCGACGTCACTTCGTCGTTCGCCGAGCTGGAGGTCTCGGTGCACGGCGACCCCCGGCTGCGGCCGGGCGCGGCGGTGGCCCTCGGCGACGTCGGCAGGCCCTTCGAGGGCAAGTACACCGTCACCTCCGTGCGGCACGTCTTCGGCGACGGCAGGCACTACGAGTCGTGGATCACCGTGAGCGGGCGCCAGTGGCGGTCCCTGTACGGGCTGGCCTCGGGCGGGGGCGGTACGGACGCCACGAGCGCCTCCCGGCTGCCCGGCGTCGCGAACGCGATCGTCACCGACGTACAGGACCCGCTGAAGCAGGGGCGGGTCAAACTCCAGTTCCCGTGGCTGGACGACACGTACGTGAGCGACTGGGCCCGCAGCGTGCAGTCCGGGGGCGTGGGCGGCGGCGGGGTCTTCCCCATGGACGTCGGTGACGAGGTGCTGGTCGCCTTCGACCGGGGCGCGCTGGACCACCCGTTCGTGATCGGCGGGCTCTACAACGGCCGGGACCTGCCGACCCGGGTCGACGACGTGCCCCTGCACGACGGCCTCAAGCGGAAGGCCGCCCGGCACACCCTGTCCGACCGGCAGGCCAACCGCGTGGACCTGCTCAGCCAGCGGTCCGGGCGGCGCAGACAGGGCGTCCGCATCGCCACCGGTGACGACCGGCTGACCATCGACCTCGACCGCACCAAGACGGAGATCACCGTCGACAGCGAGGGGGCGGTGACCATCAAGGGCGGCCGCTCGGTGTCCGTCGAGGCCGGGACCGACCTGACGCTCAGCGCCGGACGCCGGCTCACCATCAAGAGCGGCGGCGTGCTCGACATCGAGGGCCGCGGCCTCGTGAACCTCAGGTCGCTCGGGGGCGCGGTCACCGTCGACGCGATCGGCATGCTCAACCTCAAGTCCGTGGGGGCCACCATGATCACCTCCGGCGGCACGGTCCAGGTCAACACCATCGCCAACGTCGGCATCCGCGCCCTCAAGGTCGACCTCATGGGACTCGTCTACGTCAACAACATCAAGTACCCCTTCGGATGA
- a CDS encoding CIS tube protein gives MATSSRGAGKSLVRASLAIHEPPVGTSTTPGALMRTFGFEFNPAQLSLSQRAQWKATPTMAVRDGSRPEFMGAEPREMTLEIFLDSSTAPTGNTVLKKVESLLGCCEVTAKSIAADQPSPPWVVFEWGSFSTARFVAYVSSVEASYSLFGTTGVPIRATCQVHLVEIPGKTKGQNPTSGALTAQRVHRVVAGDSLQSLAWREYGTATVWRAIADVNGIDDPSRLVPGTQLVLPAPEEVSR, from the coding sequence ATGGCCACGAGCAGCAGGGGCGCCGGCAAGAGCCTGGTGCGTGCGTCGCTGGCGATCCACGAACCCCCGGTCGGGACGAGCACGACGCCCGGCGCGCTGATGCGGACGTTCGGCTTCGAGTTCAATCCGGCGCAGCTGTCGCTGAGTCAGCGCGCGCAGTGGAAGGCGACGCCGACGATGGCCGTGCGCGACGGTTCCAGGCCGGAGTTCATGGGCGCCGAGCCGCGCGAGATGACCCTGGAGATCTTTCTGGACTCCTCGACCGCGCCGACCGGCAACACGGTGCTGAAGAAGGTGGAGTCCCTGCTGGGATGCTGCGAGGTGACGGCGAAGAGCATCGCCGCCGACCAGCCGTCGCCACCGTGGGTCGTGTTCGAGTGGGGCTCGTTCTCCACGGCCCGGTTCGTGGCGTACGTCAGCTCCGTCGAGGCCTCGTACAGCCTCTTCGGCACCACGGGCGTGCCCATCCGCGCCACCTGTCAGGTCCACCTGGTGGAGATCCCGGGGAAGACCAAGGGGCAGAACCCGACGTCCGGTGCGCTCACCGCCCAGCGCGTGCACCGGGTCGTGGCCGGCGATTCGCTGCAGTCGCTGGCGTGGCGGGAGTACGGCACGGCCACCGTCTGGCGGGCGATCGCCGATGTCAACGGCATCGACGACCCGTCCCGGCTGGTGCCGGGCACCCAACTGGTGCTCCCCGCGCCCGAGGAGGTCTCCCGCTGA
- a CDS encoding phage tail protein, protein MSRQDPGSTIWFTLTIDGESLGYFNGCEGLSSQVEVEHRQEGGNNGFVWHLPTRVTFSTIRLTRPLTPDTAKVAKWISSVQTGIKRPTAQIAALRADGSLVARWGLIDVLPVRWQGPTLDPASAAVATEVLEITHHGFTD, encoded by the coding sequence ATGTCCCGCCAGGACCCCGGGTCCACCATCTGGTTCACCCTCACCATCGACGGCGAGAGCCTCGGCTACTTCAACGGGTGCGAAGGCCTCTCGTCGCAGGTCGAGGTCGAGCACCGCCAGGAAGGCGGCAACAACGGCTTCGTGTGGCACCTGCCCACCCGGGTCACCTTCTCGACCATCCGGCTCACCCGGCCGCTCACGCCGGACACCGCGAAGGTCGCCAAGTGGATCTCGTCGGTCCAGACGGGCATCAAGCGGCCCACCGCACAGATCGCGGCGCTGCGGGCCGACGGGTCGCTGGTGGCCCGCTGGGGACTCATCGACGTCCTGCCGGTGCGCTGGCAGGGTCCCACCCTCGACCCCGCGAGCGCCGCCGTGGCCACGGAGGTCCTGGAGATCACCCACCACGGGTTCACGGACTGA
- a CDS encoding DUF6760 family protein — protein MTYATDRLHEEIAYVAFHFHWELEAILDLEHQDRNRYTEQIASFVTRAAPEG, from the coding sequence GTGACGTACGCGACCGACCGGCTGCACGAGGAGATCGCGTACGTGGCCTTCCACTTCCACTGGGAACTGGAGGCGATCTTGGACCTGGAGCACCAGGACCGGAACCGTTACACCGAACAGATCGCGTCGTTCGTGACGCGCGCCGCACCGGAGGGCTGA
- a CDS encoding phage tail protein, producing the protein MSLQPGDALTSHNFGLQIDGVMVEYLAEISGLTLEQDVITYQQNSAQGRPEVALLPGVQKNGQCTVVRGMTQSSSFTEWINDSIRGQMSTARKNASIIMMDYEDNPVKRYNLRNAWCSKIETSTVKAGEAAALTESVTIVFEELVIE; encoded by the coding sequence ATGAGCCTCCAGCCGGGTGACGCCCTCACGTCACACAACTTCGGCCTCCAGATCGACGGGGTGATGGTCGAGTACCTCGCCGAGATCAGCGGTCTCACCCTCGAACAGGACGTCATCACCTACCAGCAGAACAGCGCGCAGGGCCGGCCCGAGGTGGCGCTGCTGCCGGGCGTCCAGAAGAACGGCCAGTGCACGGTCGTGCGCGGCATGACCCAGTCGTCGTCCTTCACCGAGTGGATCAACGACTCGATCCGCGGCCAGATGAGCACGGCCCGCAAGAACGCCTCCATCATCATGATGGATTACGAGGACAACCCGGTGAAGCGCTACAACCTGCGCAACGCCTGGTGCAGCAAGATCGAGACGAGCACGGTGAAGGCCGGCGAGGCGGCGGCGCTGACCGAGTCGGTCACCATCGTGTTCGAAGAACTGGTCATCGAATAA